Within the Gordonia westfalica genome, the region TCGAGTTGGGCTGCCGATCCGAAGGGCCGCGTATCCGCATCTGGGTCGCCGACACCGGTCGCGGTGTGCCCGCCTCCGAGCTGCCTCGCGTGACGGAACGGTTCTTCCGCGCGGCGACCGGCACCGCACCGGGCTCCGGACTCGGATTGTCCATCGCCCGGGCCCTGATCGAGGGCGCCGGGGGCGAACTGACAGTGGGCGCCGGACGCTCTGCGGGACTCCGGGTCGACCTCTGGATCCCGGCGGCAGATCTCGCGCCGGACGTCGAGTCCTAAGGGAGTGTTAGGAAACCGAGATCGGCTTCCGTCGAGCCTGTGACTGCCTTCACAGTGTTAGGGGCACCGACGCCGGACTCGTGTCGGGTGCACGTTCGACGACTGGAGGACTGATGACCGACTCGACCACCCGGCTCGCCGCGGATGCGCGCAGCGCACCACCGACATCCTCGGCCGCGGCCACTCGCCGCGCCGTCTACAACACCCTGCGCGGCTCCTCGGGCAATCTCGTCGAGTGGTACGACGTCTACGTCTACACGGTGTTCGCGACGTACTTCGAGAGCCAGTTCTTCGACTCGGCCGACAAGAACTCCACCGTCTACGTGTACGCCATCTTCGCCGTCACCTTCCTGATGCGGCCGGTGGGTTCCTGGTTCTTCGGCCGGTACGCCGACCGACGGGGCCGGCGCGCGGCGCTGACCTTCAGCGTGTCGTTGATGGCCGCGTGCTCGCTGGTCATCGCACTGACACCGGGCCGCGAATCGATCGGCGTGTGGGCGGCGGTCGTCCTTGTCCTCTGTCGTCTGGTGCAGGGCTTTGCGACCGGCGGCGAGTACGGTGCGTCGGCGACGTACATGTCCGAGGCGGCCACGCGTGAGCGTCGAGGGTTCTTCTCGTCGTTCCAGTACGTCACGCTGATCGGCGGACACGTGCTGGCGCAGCTCACGCTGCTCGTGATGCAGGGTTTCCTCGACAAGGACCAGATCTCCGACTTCGGTTGGCGCATCGCCTTCCTCATCGGCGGTGTGGCCGCGGTCGTCGTCTTCTGGCTGCGCCGCAGCATGGACGAGTCGCTCACCCCGGAGCAGTTGGAGGCCGTGCGCACCGGCGCCGATTCCGAGTCCGGATCGATTCGCGAACTCATCCTGCACCACTGGCGCTCGCTGGTGGTCTGCTTCCTGGTCACCATCGGCGGCACCATCGCCTTCTACACCTACAGCGTGAACGCCCCGGCCATCGTCAAGACCGCCTACGAGGACCACGGCCGCGTCGGCACGTGGATCAACCTGATCGGACTGGTGTTCCTGATGGCACTGCAGCCGATCGGCGGGATGATCAGCGACAAGGTCGGACGCAAGCCGGTGCTCGTCTTCTTCGGTGTCGGCGGCGTCATCTACACCTACGTCCTGATCACCTACCTGCCCCAGACCACCTCGGTGGCCGCGTCGTTGACGCTGCTCGGCATCGGCTACATCATCCTCACCGGCTACACCTCCATCAACGCGATCGTGAAGGCCGAACTGTTCCCGTCGCACGTCCGTGCTCTCGGCGTGGGCCTCGGTTACGCCCTCGCCAACTCGGCGTTCGGCGGCACCGCACCGTTGATCTACCAGGCGGCGAAGAACGGCGGTCACGTCCCGTGGTTCATCGCCTACGTCACCGCCGTGATCGCGGTGTCGCTGCTGGTCTACATCTTCGTGCTGCGCAACAAGGCGGAGACGCCACTCGACCGCGAGCAGGGGCGGGCCTTCCTCGACGCAGGGGTCGGCGCGCGACGGGCCTAAGGTGGCACCATGTCGTTCGCGCGCGGGTCGGTGGGCCGGCGGACCATGCTCCGCGGTGCCACCGGCCTGGGCGCGCTGCTCGTGGTGTCCGCGTGTGGGACCGAGCGCGGGGCGCCGGTCCGCCTGGCCGCCGGCGAGTCGGGCGGGTTCTTCTGGGAGTTCGCCGGACTGCTCGCCGCGGCGGCCGACCGGTCGGGTGCACCGCCGATCCGGCCCCTGCGGTCCAACGGCTCCGCCGAGAACCTCGACGCCCTCTCCGCGGGTTCGGCGGAGCTCGCCCTCAGCCTCCGCGACGCTGCCGTGGAACGCGCGGACCCTCAGCTGACCGCGCTCGGGTGCGTGTACGAGAACTATTTCCAGGTGGCGGTCCGCGCCGATTCGGGCATCGCAACGGTCGCCGACCTCCGTGGGCGGGTGGTGAGTGTCGGCGCACCGGGTTCCGGGGCCGCGGAACTCTCGCAGCGGGTTCTCGTCGCAGCCGGACTCGGTCCGGAACGCGACATCCGGCCGGTTAGCCAGACGATGCGGGAGGCCCGCGCCGCGCTCGCCGCCGGAGAGGTCGACGCGGTCATGTGGGCAGGTGGTCTGCCGACCCCGGCATTCGCCGACCCGCAGGTACCGATCGCTCTACTCGACCTCGGCGGAATCGTCCCGGCGCTACGACAGCGGCACGGCCTCGCGTACGAGCCCGTGCGCATCCCGGCCGACATCTACGGTCGGCATCCGGCGGTCACCACCGTCGGGGTCGCGAACCTACTGCTCGCTCGCCGGGACGTGCCGGACGCGACCGCCGCGGCCGTCGTCGACCTGCTGCTCGATCAATCGGCCCAGCTCGTACCGGCCCAGGCGATCGGCAGTCAGTTCCTCGACGCCCAGTCGTTGATCGTCACCGGGCCCATCCCCCTACACCCGGGAGCCGCCGACGAATACCGCCGCCGACACGGGTGAACTCCACTCGACCGCGAACAGGGTCGGGCATTCGCCGACGCAGAGGTGGCCGCCCGCCCGCGACCGTGGCCGATAGACTCGTGCGAAATCCGTCCGATTCGGGCGTTGTGGATCGGCTGTACGTCGAGAGTCCGGGAGACATCTATGAAGCAGACGGCTTCCCGTCGCGCCGTGTTCGTTGCCGGATGGTTCGTGATCGCGCTTGCCGCCGCCGGGTGTGGGAATGCTGAGGCCGACCGCGATTCGTCCATCTCCACCCCCGCGGCCGCCGTTGATGCCGGGGCCGACCCCTCCGAGCTGACGGTGACGGGTGAGGACGACGTGTCGGTGACGCTCACCGGCCCGCTCGCGATCAAGTACGCCTCGGCGACTCAGGCACAACGAGAAGCGCTGGGCAGGCCGCTGACCGGCGATCACAACGCCGGCACTCGCGAGAGCGGTGTCGTGTACCAACAATTCCGCGGTGGTGTGATCATCGCGAAGAACAGCGACCCCGGAACGCCCGCATACATCGTCACCTCCGGCAAGATCCGCGACGCATGGAACACCGAACGCGCCCCGGACGGCACCCCAATGCTCCTCGGCACGAACGGTTCGGCCGGACCTCTCGGCGTCCCCACCAGTGACGTGACGGTCGACGGGCCTCTCGAGACGGTGACCTTCGAACACGGCGAGATCTCCGAGAACACGACGACCGGCGAGGTCACGGTGACGGTCGACGGCAACGTCGTGCCATCAGGTCTGAGGTAGCCGCTGCCGGCGGCTCGAGCGCCGCATCCACAGCCCTGTCGTGCGTCCGATGAGAAATCAACGGCCGGGTGGTCAGTCCCGGTGAGCACTCAGACACGAGGAGAGGGACTCGGATGCCCACCGACACGACCCAGGCGCGCTTGATATCTGCGGCTGCCGATCACATGCTGGCTTTGACCGCCACGATCCCCGACACCGAACTGGACCGTCCGACCCCGTGTCGCGACATGGATCTCGCCGCACTGGTCGCCCACGTCGACGGATTCGCGCAGGCGTTCGCGGCCGCGGCTCGCAAAGACTTCGGTCCGTTGACCTCGACGCCGCCGAACCCGGGGCAGAGCCGACTGGCGCCGGAATGGCGAGACGACCTGCACCGTCACGTGTGCGACCTCGCCGACTCCTGGAACGACACCGCAGCGTGGGAGGGCATGACCCAGGCGGGCGGCGTCGAGCTGCCCGCCGAGATGATGGGGATGGTCGCGCTGTCGGAACTGGTCCTGCACGGCTGGGATGTCGCACGCGCCGCGGACATCGCGCTCGACGTCCCCGACGAGATCCTGCAGGTCGTGTTCGACTTCCACTACCCACCCCAACCGCAGGCCGAGCGCGACGGCATGTTCGGGCCGGTCGTCGAGGTACCCGACGACGCGCCCCTCGTCGACCGGCTCGCCGGCCTGACCGGACGGGACCCGCTGTGGCCGCACACCACCCGGGAGGACCAGTAGTCGAGTGATTCGATCGGCCGCCGAATCACATTGCGTTTTGTCCCGGCCCCCGGAACAAAACGCAATCGGATCTTCGGGCGCCGGACCGGGAGAACCCCGACCGTCGGCTCAGATCGTGAACGGCCAGCCCGTGACCTTCTTCTCGCGCGGTTTCGCGTAGGTACGGACCTTCGACGTCGAGAGTCCCATCCGGACAAGACCTTCGGCGATCGTGACCGCGGAACGCACACCGTCGACGATCGGTACGCCGGTCGTGGCGCGAACCTGCTCCTCGAGTTCGGCCATCCCGCCACATCCGAGGCAGATCACCTCGGCATGGTCGTCGTGCACCGCCTTCGTGGACTGTTCGACGATCGCCTTCACGGCCCGTTCCGGGTCCGATTCCAGTTCCAGCACACCGAGTCCCGATGCCCGGACCGACGCGCAGCGCTGGTCGAGGCCGGCGAGCTTGAGCCGGTCCTCGATCAGCGGGACCGTCCGGTCCAGCGTCGTCACGACCGAGAACTTGTGTCCCAGGTACATCGCGGTCGACGCCGCGGCCTCGGTGATGTCGACGACCGGCACCTCGAGGAGTTCCTGCAGTCCTTCGCGCCCGTGTTCGCCGTAACCGGCCTGGATGACGGCGTCATACGGCTCGGGATAGGCGAGGATCGCGTCCATCACCGCGATGGCGGCGAGGTAGGACTCGAA harbors:
- a CDS encoding MFS transporter, producing the protein MTDSTTRLAADARSAPPTSSAAATRRAVYNTLRGSSGNLVEWYDVYVYTVFATYFESQFFDSADKNSTVYVYAIFAVTFLMRPVGSWFFGRYADRRGRRAALTFSVSLMAACSLVIALTPGRESIGVWAAVVLVLCRLVQGFATGGEYGASATYMSEAATRERRGFFSSFQYVTLIGGHVLAQLTLLVMQGFLDKDQISDFGWRIAFLIGGVAAVVVFWLRRSMDESLTPEQLEAVRTGADSESGSIRELILHHWRSLVVCFLVTIGGTIAFYTYSVNAPAIVKTAYEDHGRVGTWINLIGLVFLMALQPIGGMISDKVGRKPVLVFFGVGGVIYTYVLITYLPQTTSVAASLTLLGIGYIILTGYTSINAIVKAELFPSHVRALGVGLGYALANSAFGGTAPLIYQAAKNGGHVPWFIAYVTAVIAVSLLVYIFVLRNKAETPLDREQGRAFLDAGVGARRA
- a CDS encoding TIGR03086 family metal-binding protein, which encodes MPTDTTQARLISAAADHMLALTATIPDTELDRPTPCRDMDLAALVAHVDGFAQAFAAAARKDFGPLTSTPPNPGQSRLAPEWRDDLHRHVCDLADSWNDTAAWEGMTQAGGVELPAEMMGMVALSELVLHGWDVARAADIALDVPDEILQVVFDFHYPPQPQAERDGMFGPVVEVPDDAPLVDRLAGLTGRDPLWPHTTREDQ
- a CDS encoding LGFP repeat-containing protein, which codes for MKQTASRRAVFVAGWFVIALAAAGCGNAEADRDSSISTPAAAVDAGADPSELTVTGEDDVSVTLTGPLAIKYASATQAQREALGRPLTGDHNAGTRESGVVYQQFRGGVIIAKNSDPGTPAYIVTSGKIRDAWNTERAPDGTPMLLGTNGSAGPLGVPTSDVTVDGPLETVTFEHGEISENTTTGEVTVTVDGNVVPSGLR
- a CDS encoding TAXI family TRAP transporter solute-binding subunit, whose protein sequence is MSFARGSVGRRTMLRGATGLGALLVVSACGTERGAPVRLAAGESGGFFWEFAGLLAAAADRSGAPPIRPLRSNGSAENLDALSAGSAELALSLRDAAVERADPQLTALGCVYENYFQVAVRADSGIATVADLRGRVVSVGAPGSGAAELSQRVLVAAGLGPERDIRPVSQTMREARAALAAGEVDAVMWAGGLPTPAFADPQVPIALLDLGGIVPALRQRHGLAYEPVRIPADIYGRHPAVTTVGVANLLLARRDVPDATAAAVVDLLLDQSAQLVPAQAIGSQFLDAQSLIVTGPIPLHPGAADEYRRRHG
- a CDS encoding aspartate/glutamate racemase family protein → MRILVANVNTTESMTEAIAASARSVASPGTEIVGITPRFGADSCEGNFESYLAAIAVMDAILAYPEPYDAVIQAGYGEHGREGLQELLEVPVVDITEAAASTAMYLGHKFSVVTTLDRTVPLIEDRLKLAGLDQRCASVRASGLGVLELESDPERAVKAIVEQSTKAVHDDHAEVICLGCGGMAELEEQVRATTGVPIVDGVRSAVTIAEGLVRMGLSTSKVRTYAKPREKKVTGWPFTI